Proteins found in one Amycolatopsis aidingensis genomic segment:
- a CDS encoding ABC transporter substrate-binding protein, translating into MPHLRSTLATLLLLGAVALTGCADREEPAGTEGDDDGAFPVRVQAEGAPAVTLETRPERIVSLSPSATETLYAVGAGEQVVAVDSASTYPEQAPRTDLTGLNPDPEAILTHQPDLVVVSADLENKLTDALAPTGTKTLVLPDARTLDAAYEQFELVGKATGHPADGADVASRTREDLAKIIADTPEPEQPLTYYHELDQTFYSVTSATFIGQVYDQFGLTNIADGDDPNAAGGYPQLSAETILQANPDLIFLADTVCCGQNAETIAKRPGWDTLTAVQEGRVVELNDDLASRWSPRVVEFARSVSEAVTAAVSGASA; encoded by the coding sequence ATGCCCCACCTGCGTTCCACGCTCGCCACGCTGCTCCTGCTCGGCGCCGTCGCCCTGACCGGCTGCGCCGACCGCGAGGAACCCGCGGGCACCGAGGGTGACGACGACGGGGCCTTCCCGGTGCGGGTACAGGCGGAGGGAGCCCCCGCGGTCACCCTGGAGACCCGGCCGGAGCGGATCGTCTCGCTGTCCCCCTCTGCCACCGAGACGCTGTACGCGGTGGGCGCTGGTGAGCAGGTGGTGGCGGTGGACTCGGCCTCGACCTACCCCGAGCAGGCGCCGCGGACGGACCTCACCGGGCTGAACCCCGACCCGGAGGCCATCCTCACCCACCAGCCGGACCTGGTCGTGGTCAGCGCGGACCTGGAGAACAAGCTGACCGACGCGCTGGCCCCCACCGGCACGAAGACCCTGGTGCTGCCGGACGCGCGCACCCTGGACGCCGCCTACGAGCAGTTCGAGCTGGTGGGCAAGGCCACCGGGCACCCGGCCGATGGCGCGGACGTGGCCAGCCGGACCCGGGAGGACCTGGCCAAGATCATCGCCGATACGCCCGAGCCCGAACAGCCGCTGACCTACTACCACGAGCTCGACCAGACCTTCTACAGCGTGACCTCGGCCACCTTCATCGGGCAGGTGTACGACCAGTTCGGGCTGACCAACATCGCCGACGGGGATGATCCGAACGCGGCGGGCGGCTACCCGCAGCTGTCCGCCGAGACGATCCTGCAGGCGAACCCGGACCTGATCTTCCTCGCCGACACCGTGTGCTGCGGGCAGAACGCCGAGACCATCGCCAAGCGGCCCGGCTGGGACACGCTGACCGCCGTGCAGGAAGGCCGGGTGGTGGAGCTGAACGACGACCTGGCCTCCCGGTGGAGCCCGCGGGTGGTCGAGTTCGCCCGCTCGGTGTCCGAGGCAGTGACCGCGGCGGTGTCCGGGGCGAGCGCGTAG